A genomic segment from Capra hircus breed San Clemente chromosome 15, ASM170441v1, whole genome shotgun sequence encodes:
- the LOC102178290 gene encoding olfactory receptor 8J2-like encodes MAPGNHTHVTEFILMGVSDRPELQIAFFCVFLMVYGLTLAGNLGIVILTSVDSQLQTPMYFFLKHLAIINLGNSSVIAPKMLVNFLVAKKTISYYGCAAQLGGFLVFIVAEIFVLAAMAYDRYVAICSPLLYRALVSPGLCLLLMALIYTYSLTTALTVSSCVFSVSYCSSNVINHFYCDNVPLLALSCSDTYIPETAVFTFSGTNLFFSMIVVLTSYFNIILAILRIRSSEGRHKAFSTCASHMMAVTVFYGTLLFMYLQPRTSHSLDTDKMASVFYTLVIPMLNPLIYSLRNKEVKDALKRFLDNPCQSFQSV; translated from the coding sequence ATGGCTCCAGGGAATCACACTCATGTGACTGAATTCATTCTAATGGGAGTCTCAGACCGTCCAGAACTCCAGAttgcctttttttgtgtgttcctGATGGTCTATGGACTGACCCTGGCAGGGAACCTGGGAATCGTCATCCTCACCAGTGTGGACTCTCAGCTTCAAAcccccatgtactttttcctcaaGCACTTGGCTATCATAAATTTGGGCAATTCTTCTGTCATTGCCCCCAAAATGTTGGTTAACTTCTTGGTTGCAAAGAAAACCATATCTTATTACGGATGTGCAGCCCAGCTAGGTGGATTCTTAGTTTTTATTGTGGCTGAGATTTTCGTGCTGGCtgccatggcctatgaccgctatgtggctATTTGCAGCCCCCTGCTCTACCGGGCGTTGGTTTCTCCAGGGCTTTGCCTTCTCCTGATGGCCCTTATTTACACCTACAGTCTGACCACAGCACTGACCGTCTCCTCCTGTGTGTTTTCCGTGTCATATTGCTCGTCCAATGTGATCAACCATTTTTACTGTGATAATGTCCCTTTGTTAGCATTGTCTTGTTCTGATACTTACATTCCAGAAACAGCAGTGTTTACCTTTTCAGGGaccaatttgtttttctctatgatAGTTGTTCTAACGTCCTATTTCAACATCATCCTTGCTATTTTGAGGATACGTTCTTCAGAAGGGCGACACAAAGCCTTTTCCACCTGTGCGTCTCACATGATGGCTGTCACTGTGTTCTATGGGACGCTACTCTTCATGTATTTGCAGCCAAGGACCAGCCACTCATTAGATACTGATAAGATGGCCTCGGTCTTCTATACCCTGGTGATTCCAATGCTGAACCCCCTCATTTACAGCCTGAGGAACAAGGAGGTGAAGGATGCATTGAAGAGATTCCTGGATAACCCATGTCAGTCATTCCAATCAGTGTAA